Proteins encoded in a region of the Uloborus diversus isolate 005 chromosome 1, Udiv.v.3.1, whole genome shotgun sequence genome:
- the LOC129226714 gene encoding uncharacterized protein LOC129226714, whose amino-acid sequence MIALLLSIVASCALAAPYSGVGIYGPSYSAPVLPVAAHNYVHQPKGVLSHTVTNVHSPTGAVKQQTAVEKDHLGGHTIRHSAQASNVDPHTGQTDVKHDEHEFHINPYIGQAAVHTNNAEGSLNPSIGHAAFSQKTHEAKIAPGHASVADVSDTAAVSPHSSAASRDVNAARTDALHEGIAKNAHSSHKSYANAAGVGGQSQAYETNRRSFDGHGYGNIHYDTQAAKQAYDAHGREASSEAGYKLDQAYDARVNLGASNELEYSRHAAHDNYGNYGAVTQTRHASQGGHLVPITEEVVVGQAPVIVKESPVVYAKPTAYAKSPVVYQEPVVYSEPASYGYKDSVVYDEPAVIYKQHPAIYKEQPVVYEQHPVVYKRQPVVYGAHAYGPAVYPQDGQYYEGY is encoded by the exons ATGATTGCATTG CTACTCTCCATCGTTGCCTCCTGCGCACTAGCTGCTCCCTACTCTGGAGTTGGCATCTATGGCCCATCTTACAGTGCTCCTGTCCTGCCTGTAGCCGCCCATAACTATGTACACCAACCAAAGGGCGTTCTGTCGCACACCGTAACCAACGTCCACAGCCCAACTGGAGCAGTAAAGCAGCAAACTGCTGTTGAGAAAGATCACCTCGGTGGCCATACCATTCGCCACAGCGCACAGGCGTCTAACGTTGATCCTCACACTGGACAAACAGATGTAAAGCACGATGAACATGAATTCCATATCAATCCTTACATAGGACAGGCTGCTGTGCACACTAACAATGCGGAAGGATCACTAAATCCATCTATTG GTCATGCTGCTTTCAGTCAAAAAACCCACGAAGCCAAAATCGCTCCTGGACATGCCTCTGTGGCTGATGTCTCCGACACCGCTGCCGTTTCACCACACAGCAGTGCAGCAAGCAGGGACGTAAATGCAGCCAGAACCGACGCTCTGCACGAGGGAATTGCCAAAAATGCTCATTCTTCACACAAGAGCTACGCTAACGCTGCAG GAGTTGGAGGACAATCTCAGGCTTATGAGACAAACCGACGCAGCTTTGATGGACATGGTTATGGCAACATCCATTATGATACTCAAGCTGCCAAACAGGCTTATGATGCTCACGGCCGTGAAGCTTCCAGTGAGGCTGGATACAAGCTGGACCAAGCTTATGACGCCAGAGTCAACCTTGGTGCTAGCAATGAGCTGGAATACAGCCGCCATGCTGCTCATGATAACTATGGCAACTACGGAGCTGTCACTCAAACCAGACACGCCTCCCAGGGTGGCCATCTTGTACCAATTACTGAAGAAGTGGTTGTTGGCCAAGCCCCTGTCATTGTCAAAGAATCTCCAGTAGTTTACGCCAAGCCTACTGCCTATGCCAAAAGTCCTGTTGTGTATCAAGAACCAGTTGTTTACAGCGAGCCCGCATCTTATGGATACAAAGATTCCGTTGTTTACGACGAGCCAGCTGTTATCTACAAGCAACATCCAGCTATTTACAAAGAGCAACCAGTAGTATATGAGCAACATCCAGTAGTGTACAAGCGACAGCCAGTAGTGTATGGAGCCCATGCTTACGGCCCAGCAGTGTATCCTCAAGATGGTCAATATTACGAAGGATATTAA